Proteins found in one Aneurinibacillus uraniidurans genomic segment:
- a CDS encoding aminotransferase class I/II-fold pyridoxal phosphate-dependent enzyme, protein MGNETVDQTKTPLFTGLVEHARRNPIQFHIPGHKKGLGMYPEFREFIGQNALSIDLINIAPLDDLHHPKKIIKEAQELAAEAFGADYTFFSVQGTSGAIMTMIMSVVGPGEKIIVPRNVHKSILSAVIFAGAIPVFVHPVMDPNLGIAHGITIDSVRNALSQHPTAKAVLVINPTYFGVSANLKEIVDVVHEHGIPVLVDEAHGVHIHFHDDLPMSAMQAGADMAATSVHKLGGSMTQSSVLNVREGLVSANRVKSVISMLTTTSTSYILLASLDTARKQLVMHGKEMLDHVLELAQHARSEINSIKGLYCVGEEILGSAATYNMDPSKLIIQVRGIGLTGHQVEVWLREKYNIEVELSDLYNILCILTPGDSILTVTTLVQALRELARIQLGKESIQPLTVHLPKIPDLALSPREAFYAETELVPLREAAGHIMAEFIMVYPPGIPIVLPGEMLTQDNIDYIIENLEAGLPVQGPEDESIEMIKVIKRNPAIR, encoded by the coding sequence ATGGGGAATGAAACAGTGGATCAAACAAAAACTCCCCTGTTTACAGGGCTTGTGGAACATGCACGGCGCAATCCGATTCAGTTCCACATTCCAGGGCACAAAAAAGGCTTAGGAATGTATCCAGAATTTCGTGAATTCATCGGGCAAAATGCGCTATCAATCGACCTGATTAACATCGCGCCGCTCGACGATCTACACCATCCAAAAAAAATAATTAAAGAAGCGCAGGAACTTGCAGCAGAGGCGTTTGGAGCTGACTATACGTTTTTCTCTGTTCAAGGAACAAGCGGAGCGATTATGACAATGATTATGTCAGTTGTCGGGCCAGGTGAGAAAATCATCGTGCCTCGTAACGTGCATAAATCCATCCTGTCTGCCGTTATTTTTGCGGGCGCTATTCCTGTATTCGTCCATCCTGTTATGGACCCGAATCTAGGAATTGCACACGGCATCACCATCGACTCCGTCCGCAATGCACTGTCGCAGCATCCAACCGCTAAAGCAGTACTGGTGATTAATCCGACATACTTCGGCGTATCAGCCAATCTCAAAGAGATTGTGGATGTCGTCCATGAGCATGGTATTCCTGTTCTTGTCGATGAAGCACATGGTGTTCATATTCACTTCCACGATGATCTGCCGATGTCAGCGATGCAGGCAGGAGCTGACATGGCTGCAACGAGCGTGCATAAGCTAGGCGGCTCCATGACACAAAGCTCCGTGCTGAACGTGCGGGAAGGACTCGTCTCAGCGAACCGGGTCAAGTCTGTAATCAGTATGCTGACGACAACGTCAACGTCGTACATCTTGCTTGCTTCGCTCGATACAGCACGAAAGCAATTAGTTATGCATGGCAAAGAAATGCTGGATCACGTGCTTGAGCTGGCACAACATGCTCGCTCCGAGATCAACAGTATCAAAGGATTATACTGCGTTGGAGAAGAAATTCTTGGCAGTGCTGCTACTTATAACATGGACCCGTCCAAACTGATTATTCAGGTGCGCGGCATTGGTTTAACCGGACATCAAGTAGAAGTATGGCTGCGTGAAAAATATAACATCGAAGTCGAATTGAGCGATCTATACAACATCCTGTGCATCTTAACTCCGGGAGATTCTATTCTCACTGTGACGACACTTGTGCAGGCACTACGCGAGCTCGCTCGTATTCAACTAGGCAAGGAATCCATTCAACCACTGACGGTGCATCTGCCAAAAATTCCAGACCTTGCCCTTTCTCCACGTGAAGCATTTTATGCAGAGACGGAACTTGTACCGCTGCGTGAGGCAGCCGGGCACATTATGGCAGAATTTATTATGGTATATCCACCGGGCATTCCAATTGTGCTGCCGGGTGAAATGCTTACTCAGGATAACATTGACTACATCATCGAGAACCTAGAAGCCGGGCTGCCAGTACAGGGCCCTGAAGATGAATCCATCGAGATGATTAAAGTGATTAAACGCAACCCGGCGATTCGCTAA
- a CDS encoding NAD(P)H-dependent flavin oxidoreductase gives MKTRVTEIFGIEYPIVQGGLAYLAYAELAAAVSNAGGLGQITAMTLKTPEALRAEIQKVRKLTERPFGVNFAIGQHGHSYEAMLDVAIEEKVPAISITGGNPKPIFERLAGTGIRTLVLVAGVRQAQKAEELGADAVMAVGQEGGGHLGRDDIGTMVLIPRVVDAVSIPVLASGGIGDGRGLLAALSLGAEGIEMGTRFIATKECVHAHETYKQALVEGKETDTVIIKRTLGAPGRTLRTQHALDIVAREAQGADYEALKDMISGRANCQYIYDGSEETGYGWAGQVIGLIDDVPTVQELVDRMIVQANKGVSRLSHAFEGVDVRG, from the coding sequence ATGAAAACACGCGTGACTGAAATTTTTGGCATTGAGTATCCGATTGTGCAGGGAGGACTTGCATATCTTGCTTATGCAGAGTTGGCGGCGGCTGTATCGAATGCAGGAGGCCTCGGACAGATTACAGCGATGACATTGAAGACTCCGGAAGCATTGCGTGCCGAGATTCAAAAGGTGCGCAAACTGACTGAGCGTCCGTTCGGTGTGAATTTTGCGATCGGGCAGCACGGTCATTCTTATGAAGCGATGCTAGATGTGGCGATTGAAGAAAAAGTTCCGGCGATCTCCATTACAGGCGGTAATCCAAAGCCGATTTTTGAGCGTCTTGCTGGAACGGGAATTCGGACGCTTGTACTGGTTGCTGGTGTACGTCAGGCGCAAAAGGCAGAAGAGCTTGGAGCGGATGCGGTCATGGCAGTCGGACAGGAAGGTGGCGGTCATCTCGGACGTGACGATATCGGGACGATGGTGCTTATTCCGCGTGTTGTAGATGCTGTATCGATTCCGGTGCTGGCAAGTGGTGGAATTGGAGATGGACGAGGTCTTTTGGCAGCGCTTTCGCTTGGTGCGGAAGGGATTGAGATGGGGACGCGTTTCATTGCCACAAAAGAGTGTGTCCATGCGCATGAGACGTATAAACAGGCACTTGTAGAAGGCAAGGAAACAGATACGGTTATTATCAAACGGACGCTTGGCGCACCTGGCCGTACGTTACGTACGCAGCATGCGCTTGATATTGTTGCACGGGAAGCACAGGGGGCTGATTATGAGGCATTAAAAGATATGATCAGCGGACGCGCAAACTGCCAGTATATTTATGATGGTAGTGAAGAGACGGGCTATGGCTGGGCTGGACAGGTTATCGGGTTGATTGATGATGTGCCAACTGTTCAGGAGTTGGTAGATCGCATGATCGTTCAGGCAAACAAAGGCGTATCGCGCTTGAGTCATGCATTTGAAGGGGTCGATGTACGGGGATAG
- a CDS encoding YktB family protein, which yields MSYFTEEDFAVFTIPGLDARMEALKATVRPKLEALGARLAPVLSAQCGEEMFAHVAKHARRTINPPSDTWVAWAASKRGYKMLPHFQVGMWETHLFIWFAVIYEAPVKPTFGTRLVAAAEHIHTLVPASYVWSFDHTKPGTIPHTSIDTAAITDAGERLARVKKSELLCGITLAKEEALQLNDQELLVRIEETFHTMQPLYKLACGESI from the coding sequence ATGTCCTACTTTACGGAAGAAGATTTTGCTGTTTTTACTATCCCAGGTCTGGATGCACGTATGGAAGCGCTGAAAGCGACTGTGCGCCCGAAGCTTGAAGCGCTTGGAGCCCGTCTTGCTCCTGTTCTGTCCGCTCAGTGCGGTGAGGAAATGTTCGCGCATGTCGCCAAGCACGCTAGACGGACGATTAATCCACCAAGTGATACATGGGTCGCATGGGCAGCCAGCAAGCGAGGCTACAAAATGTTACCCCACTTCCAAGTCGGCATGTGGGAAACCCACCTGTTCATCTGGTTTGCCGTCATTTATGAGGCGCCCGTAAAGCCTACATTCGGAACACGCCTTGTCGCAGCAGCAGAACACATCCACACTCTTGTACCCGCTTCATACGTTTGGTCCTTCGACCATACAAAACCGGGTACTATTCCACACACGTCCATAGATACAGCCGCGATCACAGATGCGGGTGAGCGCTTAGCACGCGTCAAAAAATCAGAGCTTCTATGCGGCATTACCCTTGCCAAAGAGGAGGCGCTCCAATTAAATGACCAGGAGCTACTTGTCCGCATCGAAGAGACCTTCCATACGATGCAGCCGCTTTATAAACTAGCCTGTGGGGAAAGCATCTAA
- a CDS encoding leucyl aminopeptidase — protein sequence MMKVKLSTEAIAAIATDCLIVTYCEDQDTLKGHAKTVDSALDHRISQLIAEKEIKGKFGEVTLLHNWGKIPAKRTIVLGLGKEAELTVDKVRDAVGIAARHAQKKGVRNLTFGVADYYVQRSLWNPVDIVQSVVEGVELGTYVFVGYKKQTDPVPAIEEFTLVVEEGMGKSAVEAGFHRADVMAYSTNLARDLVNEPGNKMTPAILADRARSIARNHNLEITVLNKAELEELGMGALLGVGQASVNEAKMIVLKYHGAPDSREVLGLVGKGVTFDTGGIQVKPDEGMGEMKTDMAGAAAVLAAMDGIGALQPHVNVIAVMPTCENMIGGNNLKPADVITSFSGKTIEIVHTDAEGRLILADGVAYAKHLGATKLVDVATLTGSVVSALGHAATGMITNNEEWIDEVKVAARIAGEKMWQLPNFEEYQEYIKSDIADIKNDAGRPAGCIQGGIFIGAFAEDTPWVHLDIAGTAIVDKDRGHHPEGATGVAVRTLIQLAIRFGGK from the coding sequence ATGATGAAAGTAAAATTATCGACAGAGGCTATCGCAGCAATTGCGACAGATTGTTTAATCGTAACGTATTGTGAAGATCAGGATACGCTTAAAGGTCATGCAAAAACAGTAGACAGTGCGCTTGATCATCGCATTTCACAGCTCATTGCTGAAAAAGAAATCAAAGGTAAATTTGGAGAGGTAACTCTGCTACATAACTGGGGGAAAATCCCGGCAAAACGAACGATCGTACTTGGCCTTGGTAAAGAAGCTGAGCTTACGGTAGATAAAGTGCGTGATGCTGTTGGAATTGCTGCGCGTCATGCCCAGAAAAAAGGTGTGAGAAATTTAACATTTGGTGTGGCTGATTATTATGTACAGCGATCACTCTGGAATCCGGTTGATATCGTACAGAGCGTTGTAGAAGGTGTAGAACTTGGCACATATGTATTTGTCGGCTACAAAAAGCAGACAGATCCTGTGCCTGCGATTGAAGAGTTCACGCTTGTTGTCGAAGAAGGAATGGGCAAATCGGCTGTAGAAGCAGGCTTCCATCGTGCCGATGTGATGGCGTACTCCACGAATTTGGCGCGTGATCTTGTCAATGAACCAGGCAATAAAATGACCCCTGCTATTCTTGCAGACCGTGCGCGGAGCATTGCTCGTAATCACAATCTCGAAATTACAGTACTCAACAAAGCGGAGCTAGAAGAACTTGGCATGGGAGCCCTGCTTGGTGTTGGACAGGCGAGTGTAAACGAGGCGAAGATGATTGTATTGAAGTATCATGGTGCGCCAGATAGCCGGGAGGTGCTTGGGCTTGTCGGTAAGGGTGTTACGTTCGATACAGGTGGAATCCAGGTGAAGCCAGATGAAGGCATGGGTGAGATGAAAACGGACATGGCGGGTGCAGCGGCTGTGCTTGCTGCAATGGACGGCATTGGGGCCTTGCAGCCGCATGTAAACGTGATTGCGGTTATGCCGACATGTGAGAACATGATTGGGGGGAATAACCTGAAGCCGGCGGATGTCATTACCTCTTTTTCAGGCAAAACAATTGAGATTGTGCATACGGATGCAGAAGGGCGCCTTATTCTTGCAGACGGGGTAGCTTATGCAAAGCATCTTGGAGCCACAAAGCTTGTTGATGTGGCAACGCTTACAGGATCTGTTGTTTCCGCTCTCGGACATGCAGCGACTGGGATGATCACGAACAATGAAGAATGGATTGATGAAGTGAAGGTTGCAGCACGTATCGCGGGAGAAAAAATGTGGCAACTCCCGAACTTTGAAGAATATCAAGAATACATTAAAAGTGATATTGCTGATATCAAAAACGACGCCGGTCGTCCAGCCGGTTGTATTCAGGGCGGGATTTTTATCGGAGCGTTCGCGGAAGATACGCCATGGGTACATCTTGACATTGCCGGAACGGCGATTGTTGATAAAGACCGCGGTCATCATCCGGAGGGCGCAACGGGTGTTGCGGTGCGTACGCTTATTCAACTTGCCATTCGTTTCGGCGGGAAGTAA
- a CDS encoding DUF4446 family protein, whose amino-acid sequence MEVWFTKEIAAGVAGAVLLLVLVLLLWNIVLTVKFGGLKKRFRRLAQGSSKENLEQILEKLFSRMEALDESQREVSALAKEMRTRVREQKGNLGIVRFCAFEQEGSDLSFSLALVDEAGSGMVITSIYGRHESRVYAKPIEAGHSSYTLSEEEQQALEAALKSSGRE is encoded by the coding sequence GTGGAGGTATGGTTTACGAAAGAAATCGCTGCGGGAGTTGCCGGAGCGGTGTTGCTACTCGTACTTGTTCTGCTTTTATGGAACATTGTGCTTACCGTAAAATTCGGCGGTTTGAAAAAGCGATTCCGTCGCTTGGCACAGGGATCGTCTAAAGAAAACCTGGAGCAGATTCTTGAGAAGCTATTTAGTCGAATGGAGGCGCTGGATGAATCCCAGCGTGAAGTCAGTGCGCTTGCAAAAGAGATGCGTACGCGGGTTCGTGAGCAAAAGGGCAACCTGGGAATTGTTCGTTTTTGTGCGTTTGAGCAGGAGGGGAGCGATCTTAGTTTCTCGCTTGCACTTGTGGATGAAGCCGGATCTGGCATGGTGATAACAAGCATCTACGGTCGTCATGAATCACGTGTATACGCGAAGCCGATTGAGGCTGGACATTCGTCTTATACGCTGTCGGAAGAAGAGCAGCAGGCGCTTGAAGCTGCACTGAAAAGTTCGGGCAGAGAATAA
- the speD gene encoding adenosylmethionine decarboxylase codes for MEYSTFGRHVAIDVWGVDFELLNSAEFLKNHMVEAAEACGATVLSVQAQQFEPQGATVLVMLSESHISIHTYPEKGFAALDCYTCGETVDPQIAIDYMVSILKPEKYYAKKLIRGVGEMEVVTPEVKKHVNA; via the coding sequence ATGGAATACTCAACTTTCGGCAGACATGTAGCAATTGATGTGTGGGGAGTCGATTTCGAACTTCTCAACAGTGCAGAGTTTTTGAAGAACCATATGGTGGAAGCTGCAGAAGCGTGTGGTGCGACAGTATTGTCCGTGCAGGCGCAGCAGTTTGAACCGCAGGGTGCAACTGTACTTGTTATGCTTTCGGAAAGTCATATCTCCATTCACACGTACCCGGAGAAAGGGTTCGCGGCTCTAGATTGCTACACATGCGGGGAAACAGTGGATCCGCAGATTGCCATCGACTACATGGTTTCAATTCTGAAGCCAGAGAAGTACTATGCCAAGAAGCTGATTCGTGGCGTAGGGGAGATGGAAGTTGTAACACCAGAAGTGAAAAAACACGTGAATGCGTAA
- a CDS encoding sigma-54-dependent Fis family transcriptional regulator, whose product MWVRDYMTPNPIVLYKEETISRAASLMVEYRIDGLPVVDRAHKLIGLITKSHVFRATKNHLPEETPVEQLMQTRLVTLYEDQQIYEGWDEELDAGRLPVIDRVGTLIGILTRTDILRAFEHQTRRTISQLDAILQSTYHGIVAVDLSGRVLSINQAAERLLGFRQKDVVRKSLAELVSDQTLLSLLLSLEKKEMMRLNYGGRRLLINHTPIVTDEGRKIGMASVMQDITELEGISAELTAVQKLNRELDTIIESSHDGIVVTDQRGVIRHFNQAFSRMTGVLAEDAIGMQEEELERRGIISQTVSSMVVEQRRRVSVIQNLANGSVLLTTGTPIFDDQSGEISQVVMNCRDLSQLNQVQAELAEAKQLSERYHSELEVLRAQQMEIEGIVAESEEMRNIIQMCIRIAQVDTSILILGESGVGKGVLAKLIHQRSTRERGPFISINCGAIPGNLLESELFGYAPGAFTGAQQKGKPGLIELADGGTLFLDEIGDLSLDLQVKLLTVLQEKSVIRIGDVKERMVDFRLVAATNVNLLEKVRAGRFREDLYYRINVVPIEIPPLRRRPDDLFPMIHYFLSKFNEKHRLDKRMSYEALEVMQAYPWPGNVRELENIIERLIVTTIGPIIEVKQLPKAMLDVPGHVSRIKDSGMRDTKEEVRKRPATRDEEREELLRLYEQYRSTRKVAQVLGVHQSTIARRLKKYGIIQKNDAH is encoded by the coding sequence ATGTGGGTGCGTGATTATATGACACCAAATCCAATCGTTCTGTACAAAGAAGAAACGATAAGCCGTGCGGCTTCGTTAATGGTTGAATACCGCATTGATGGATTGCCAGTTGTAGACCGAGCACATAAGTTGATTGGGCTCATTACGAAATCACACGTATTTCGCGCCACTAAAAACCACCTGCCGGAAGAAACGCCGGTCGAGCAGCTTATGCAGACCCGTCTGGTAACGCTATATGAAGATCAGCAGATTTATGAAGGATGGGATGAGGAGCTAGATGCGGGCCGCCTGCCGGTTATTGATCGGGTGGGAACGCTGATTGGAATTTTGACCCGAACGGATATTCTTCGAGCGTTTGAACATCAGACCCGCCGGACGATTTCGCAGCTTGATGCGATTTTACAATCGACCTATCATGGAATTGTTGCTGTAGATCTATCAGGGAGGGTACTGTCGATTAACCAGGCGGCCGAGCGTTTGCTAGGTTTTCGGCAGAAAGATGTTGTACGCAAGTCACTTGCCGAATTAGTATCAGATCAGACGCTACTCTCCCTTTTGCTTTCCCTGGAGAAAAAAGAGATGATGCGGCTTAATTATGGTGGTCGTCGCTTGCTTATTAACCACACCCCGATCGTCACAGATGAGGGCCGGAAAATCGGGATGGCAAGCGTCATGCAGGATATTACGGAACTAGAAGGTATCTCTGCCGAGCTGACAGCGGTACAAAAGCTCAACCGGGAGCTTGATACGATTATTGAATCGTCTCATGATGGAATTGTGGTGACAGACCAGCGCGGTGTCATTCGTCATTTTAATCAGGCATTTAGCCGCATGACGGGCGTGTTAGCAGAAGACGCGATTGGTATGCAAGAAGAGGAGCTAGAACGTCGGGGGATTATCTCGCAAACAGTGAGCAGTATGGTGGTTGAGCAGCGTAGACGGGTCAGTGTCATTCAGAATCTGGCGAACGGAAGCGTCCTTTTGACGACGGGAACGCCGATTTTTGATGACCAGAGCGGAGAGATTTCACAGGTTGTCATGAATTGTCGGGATTTAAGTCAGTTAAATCAGGTACAGGCAGAGCTTGCTGAAGCGAAACAGCTATCCGAGCGCTATCATTCCGAACTTGAAGTGCTGCGTGCCCAACAAATGGAGATCGAGGGCATCGTGGCCGAAAGCGAAGAGATGCGCAACATCATCCAGATGTGTATTCGTATTGCGCAGGTTGATACATCGATTCTAATTCTTGGAGAGTCCGGCGTCGGCAAAGGTGTGCTTGCTAAACTGATCCATCAGCGCAGCACCCGGGAGCGCGGCCCGTTTATTTCGATTAATTGTGGTGCGATTCCAGGCAACTTGCTCGAGTCTGAGCTATTTGGATATGCCCCAGGCGCTTTTACGGGTGCCCAGCAAAAGGGGAAACCTGGTCTGATCGAACTTGCAGATGGCGGAACGCTGTTTCTTGATGAGATCGGGGATCTTTCGCTTGATTTGCAGGTGAAGCTTTTGACAGTGCTACAGGAGAAGTCTGTTATACGTATTGGAGATGTGAAAGAGAGAATGGTAGACTTCCGACTGGTGGCGGCCACAAATGTCAATCTGCTGGAGAAAGTGCGGGCAGGTCGCTTTCGTGAGGATTTGTATTATCGAATTAATGTAGTCCCGATTGAGATTCCTCCCCTGCGCAGACGACCGGATGATTTGTTCCCGATGATTCATTATTTTCTTAGTAAGTTTAATGAGAAGCATCGGCTTGATAAGCGCATGTCGTATGAAGCATTAGAAGTGATGCAGGCGTATCCATGGCCGGGTAATGTACGAGAGCTGGAAAATATTATTGAGCGTTTGATTGTAACAACGATTGGACCGATTATTGAGGTAAAACAACTACCAAAAGCGATGCTTGATGTGCCAGGACATGTTTCACGTATAAAGGACTCTGGGATGCGGGATACAAAAGAAGAAGTGAGGAAGCGGCCTGCTACGCGGGATGAGGAACGGGAGGAATTGCTTCGTTTGTATGAACAGTATCGGAGTACTCGCAAAGTAGCTCAAGTGCTTGGGGTTCATCAATCGACCATTGCACGCCGCTTAAAAAAATATGGTATCATTCAAAAAAACGATGCGCATTGA
- a CDS encoding pyridoxamine 5'-phosphate oxidase family protein has translation MPEVVAHSLSQELLALLRHERFAMLSTISKQTGSPYTSALSWVYALDCSTLRLAVNSKSSIIENIAANSRAALNVFAAGSFYAISGQARIVQERMEGVPLKLTLIELTIAEVRDVMFYGSRIATEPQYVKTYDEQEAEKLDMQVMNALKNA, from the coding sequence ATGCCGGAAGTTGTTGCGCATTCTCTCAGTCAGGAGCTGCTTGCTCTGTTGCGCCATGAACGGTTTGCTATGCTGTCTACGATTAGTAAACAGACAGGAAGTCCGTATACGAGTGCGCTTTCCTGGGTGTATGCGCTCGATTGTTCTACTTTGCGTTTGGCGGTTAATAGCAAATCATCCATCATTGAGAACATAGCTGCGAATTCTCGGGCAGCACTTAATGTGTTTGCGGCGGGGTCGTTTTATGCGATCAGTGGACAGGCGCGTATTGTACAGGAGCGGATGGAGGGTGTACCGCTTAAACTGACCCTCATTGAGCTTACTATTGCCGAAGTGCGTGACGTTATGTTTTATGGTTCACGTATTGCCACAGAGCCGCAGTATGTCAAAACGTATGATGAGCAGGAAGCAGAAAAATTGGATATGCAAGTTATGAACGCGTTAAAAAATGCCTAG
- a CDS encoding YhcN/YlaJ family sporulation lipoprotein: protein MMKRLLALLCLFVLCTACTSKNTPEKSAPAKTQRVQQTAPEAPTPQNATAVAKHLSTIASRVPKVNSATAIVFGNTAIVGINVDAKLDRSRVGTVKYSVAEALQKDPHGAHALVTADADIVQRLREMNEDIMRGRPISGFAEELADIAGRIIPQAPARNPGQH from the coding sequence ATGATGAAACGACTATTGGCCCTCCTCTGTCTCTTCGTGCTGTGTACAGCCTGCACCTCTAAAAATACACCGGAAAAATCTGCGCCTGCGAAAACACAACGCGTTCAGCAAACAGCACCCGAAGCGCCCACGCCACAAAACGCAACCGCTGTGGCGAAACACCTATCAACCATCGCTTCACGCGTGCCAAAGGTGAATAGTGCAACTGCCATCGTATTCGGCAATACCGCTATTGTCGGTATTAACGTCGATGCAAAGCTTGACCGATCACGGGTTGGCACCGTTAAGTATTCGGTTGCGGAAGCTCTGCAAAAAGATCCACATGGAGCACATGCTCTTGTTACAGCAGATGCGGATATTGTACAACGCCTTCGTGAAATGAACGAAGACATTATGCGTGGTCGTCCCATTTCAGGATTCGCCGAAGAGTTAGCCGATATCGCGGGACGCATCATTCCACAGGCACCTGCCCGCAATCCAGGACAGCACTAG